In the Fusarium oxysporum f. sp. lycopersici 4287 chromosome 9, whole genome shotgun sequence genome, one interval contains:
- a CDS encoding hypothetical protein (At least one base has a quality score < 10) — protein sequence MATEIEHPMALGNVPEVTTPNSTSSPSVPTPVSASMKKETPSPSASAANNASRRPPRKSTLTQQQKNQKRQRATQDQLTTLEMEFNNNPTPTATVRERIAEEINMTERSVQIWFQNRRAKIKLLAKKSLETGEDIDSIPESMRAYLAMQAMESGKGLGGSYLGRTGLLPFGHGNMMLGGDQGGQGKVLIHHLTCRSLSIGKWTRCTMTYYMNNEQAGYKIEYPFSSIKNIFLENGEGDPTKLGGIVIELNRPPNFFMDSSPTTNGFFQCGDFTEDLQATQCLVHHLGGNPKVLSGQLAKLVSLESFMNRHNPHPYNDPHVLSVSAPVSPTAPTLRRPGPGHKRQRSRSVPGPVDFAMFQNQPMPSFYIQPPGEMPPPPQHNPHIFAPIPQPPGNNMAPNLRIDTQAGFGLDMRQYPMSATTASPAEFPPSPGFFPPGPEAPQSSYNTPYSNGFLSPMVNPDTGVPTSVSPLPFNSPGEPSILEQSPPMSMMGRPGSADLYPMNDGSCAVSEDGASLNEMYSKHTINLPMHTTSPGFVQHQQADLDMDQLVQFDAVDPSSLSPEAMPQAHQGN from the exons ATGGCCACGGAGATTGAACACCCCATGGCCTTGGGCAATGTCCCTGAGGTCACCACACCCAactcaacatcttcaccatctgTCCCGACCCCTGTCTCAGCCTCCATGAAAAAAGAGACACCATCTCCCTCTGCCTCAGCCGCCAACAATGCTTCACGACGACCTCCCCGCAAGAGTACTCTCACTCAACAGCAAAAGAACCAGAAGCGACAGCGTGCTACACAAGATCAATTGACGACATTGGAGATGGAATTCAACAACAACCCCACGCCCACAGCCACCGTCCGTGAGAGAATTGCCGAGGAAATCAACATGACCGAAAGGTCTGTTCAGATTTGGTTCCAGAACAG ACGAGCTAAGATTAAGCTGTTGGCCAAGAAGAGTCTGGAGACTGGTGAAGACATTGACTCAATTCCCGAATCAATGCGAGCTTATCTCGCTATGCAGGCTATGGAATCTGGCAAGGGTCTCGGCGGAAGTTATCTCGGCCGTACTGGACTGCTACCCTTTGGTCACGGTAACATGATGCTCGGTGGCGACCAGGGAGGTCAAGGTAAAGTTT TGATTCATCATCTTACCTGCCGATCCCTCAGCATTGGAAAATGGACTCGA TGCACCATGACCTACTACATGAACAACGAGCAGGCCGGCTACAAGATCGAGTACcccttctcctccatcaagaacatcttcCTCGAGAATGGCGAAGGAGACCCAACCAAGCTTGGAGGGATTGTCATTGAGTTAAACAGGCCCCCGAACTTTTTCATGGACTCATCTCCCACCACCAACGGATTCTTCCAGTGTGGTGATTTCACAGAGGATCTTCAAGCTACCCAGTGTTTGGTTCACCACCTCGGTGGAAACCCCAAGGTTCTCAGTGGCCAGCTAGCCAAGTTGGTCTCGCTTGAGTCTTTCATGAACCGTCACAACCCTCACCCCTACAACGACCCTCACGTCCTCTCCGTCTCGGCTCCTGTCTCCCCGACCGCCCCGACCCTCAG GCGGCCTGGCCCTGGCCACAAGCGTCAACGTTCGCGATCAGTTCCTGGACCTGTTGATTTCGCCATGTTCCAGAACCAGCCGATGCCTTCCTTCTACATCCAACCTCCTGGAGAgatgcctcctcctccccagCACAACCCTCACATCTTTGCGCCTATTCCTCAGCCTCCCGGAAACAATATGGCTCCTAATCTGCGCATTGATACACAGGCAGGATTCGGCCTCGACATGCGTCAATACCCCATGTCTGCCACCACTGCTTCTCCTGCCGAGTTTCCTCCCAGCCCAGGCTTCTTCCCCCCCGGTCCCGAGGCTCCTCAGTCGAGCTACAACACACCTTATAGCAATGGTTTCCTGTCACCAATGGTTAACCCCGACACAGGTGTTCCCACTTCTGTTTCTCCTCTCCCATTCAACAGCCCTGGCGAGCCTTCCATTCTGGAGCAGTCACCTCCCATGTCAATGATGGGCCGCCCTGGCTCAGCTGATTTGTATCCCATGAACGACGGATCTTGTGCTGTTTCGGAGGATGGAGCGAGCCTGAATGAGATGTACTCTAAGCACACCATCAACCTGCCCATGCACACAACCTCGCCTGGTTTCGTGCAACACCAACAAGCAGACCTCGACATGGATCAGCTCGTGCAATTTGACGCAGTTGACCCCTCAAGCCTATCTCCCGAGGCAATGCCCCAAGCTCACCAAGGAAACTAA
- a CDS encoding hypothetical protein (At least one base has a quality score < 10), with amino-acid sequence MSPKTAPCNILSQRSYLRVIRPWNLQLTQPVTTRLKLRHAITQLSHTGKLRMNITPFYSAIPPYKNTHAFVSNCRLPLKYTSQLTPTEDSNPAAHKLQYTLKQKTDKEKYPKAHH; translated from the coding sequence ATGTCACCCAAGACTGCGCCTTGTAACATTCTCTCACAACGATCCTACCTCCGAGTCATCCGTCCCTGGAATTTACAACTCACACAGCCTGTCACTACGCGCCTCAAGCTTCGTCACGCAATCACACAACTCAGTCATACAGGCAAACTCAGGATGAACATAACCCCATTTTATTCAGCAATTCCACCCTATAAAAATACCCATGCCTTCGTGTCCAACTGTAGGCTTCCCTTGAAGTACACGTCTCAGTTGACGCCTACCGAGGACAGCAATCCAGCTGCTCATAAACTCCAATATACCTTAAAGCAAAAAACAGACAAAGAAAAATATCCCAAAGCCCACCATTAG
- a CDS encoding phospholipid-translocating ATPase, protein MAPPYPSDNSGRRPSQPRNDTDGEIARDLAALDERYPRTSTNFSRPRNTGRSYTDPNNDHPRRSSADDTNVRSGSRSRTRRPDDDSRPRASGPYELRPIPSRTELSTDQPPDSADRTDKELTSPVKTSFGFGGNGTKSSVRADIKKYLRERRQRRIGPGAKPTWKDRTKRQLGEFHQKVIIETILRQKPLEPLPDGRHIPLNPPQRSANGLIDERAGKPYCSNFIRSSRYTIYDFFPKQLIFQFSKLGNFYFLVVGTIQMIPGLSTVGRWTTIAPLGVFVAFSMAKEGWDDYRRYRLDRVENRSEAWVLTDRTAEKGRVRHAEKMRRKKEKVSESGEEHMLDDLESGTAGTAKLGGKGDWTSVQWQHVRVGDVIRLRRDDPVPADIVLLHATGPNGIAYIDTMALDGETNLKSKQACPLLAERCNTLEGLRATQATVISENPNLDLYSYDGRVTVDGETLPLSMNNVVYRGSTLRNTAEALGIIVNTGEECKIRMNANKNVRAKKPAMQSVINRMIMVQIFIVLMLTMGLTIGYYLWRDRTEDFAWYIKRSGFYNGSIPFKEIFFGFIIMFNTLIPLSLYISLEIIKLGQLYLLQDADMYDPISDTPMVANTTTILENLGQVSYVFSDKTGTLTENIMRFRKMSVAGVACLHDMDVQRDQEEMRRRIEESERPKKGKSKASFSAAKNTGHVKTFDGNDDTSGSGSRPEPIRTMSTRSASHWQSTVNTAENADMKTEDLLDYIQRKPNTAFSRKAKHFLLCIALCHTCLPEKTDDGDITFQAASPDELALVEAAKDLGYLVIDRPAQAIKLEARDADGSPYTETYQVLDVIEFSSKRKRMSIIIRMPDGRICVFCKGADNVIMQRLKLSNLAEETARNIGRRSSQRRASRQDQALQRINSQKSVSPYGSPYGSPRNSFGFSRGESSNREGLRLSLGRRSTDLKRLSQQLARSPRTSTEMMSPRQSFAQMPSFDDAERKIDESMAANEGAVFEKCFQHVDDFASEGLRTLLYAYRYIDEDSYRTWKAKYREAETSLVDRQERIEAAGELIEQRFELAGATAIEDKLQEGVPDTIDKLRRANIKVWMLTGDKRETAINIGHSARVCKPWSEVYVLDATLGELKETITATLNDVSRGMVPHSVVVVDGQTLAKIDEDDELSLLFYDLVVRVDSVICCRASPSQKTNLVRSIRRYVPKSMTLAIGDGANDIGMIQASHVGIGISGREGLQAARISDYSIAQFRFLQKLLFVHGRWNYMRTGKYVLATFWKEVLFFIVQAHYQRYNGYSGTSLYESWSLTVFNSAFTSLPVILLGIFEKDLRAETLMKVPELYTFGQRNLGFRFSQYFAWMFMGAAGSFVIWYFTWCVYDKTFYDRDTSIFAMGMVSFTVAVIFINIKLLILEVHTKTVVTFGGCLISVAGWFLWMLAISGIKPKSFGPYIVRDAFIDNFGRTLQWWTLVLLELIVLIVIDLVVQAIRRVYFPGDQDLMQRIEKDGNVDKVFGDGKDAEEGDGEAERILSNQPTPGVDRVQDRRHRGSHDDYQPRFTATAEERENPMEQWRG, encoded by the exons ATGGCTCCTCCGTACCCCAGCGATAATAGCGGGCGACGTCCTTCGCAACCGAGAAATGACACCGATGGTGAAATAGCTCGTGATCTCGCTGCTCTTGATGAGCGATATCCTCGAACTTCGACCAATTTCTCGAGACCACGGAATACAGGCCGCTCTTACACAGACCCCAACAATGATCATCCGCGACGATCTTCCGCCGATGATACAAACGTGAGATCTGGATCGAGGTCCAGAACTAGACGACCCGATGATGATTCTCGTCCACGAGCGAGTGGTCCTTACGAATTGCGACCGATTCCTTCGAGGACGGAATTGTCGACTGACCAACCTCCCGATTCTGCGGACCGAACCGATAAGGAATTGACTTCGCCAGTCAAGACAAGTTTTGGGTTCGGCGGAAACGGTACCAAATCCTCAGTGCGCGCCGatataaagaaatatctTCGAGAAAGACGTCAGCGAAGAATTGGACCTGGCGCAAAACCAACATGGAAAGACCGCACCAAAAGACAGCTTGGAGAGTTCCACCAAAAGGTCATTATCGAGACAATTCTTCGCCAAAAACCCCTCGAACCTTTACCGGATGGCCGCCATATTCCCCTCAATCCACCGCAGCGAAGTGCCAATGGTCTTATCGACGAGCGTGCAGGAAAGCCATACTGCAGCAATTTCATCCGATCAAGTCGCTACACTATCTACGATTTCTTCCCGAAACAGCTCATCTTTCAGTTCAGCAAGCTTGGAAACTTTTATTTCCTTGTTGTTGGTACTATTCAGATGATTCCTGGTCTGAGTACTGTCGGACGATGGACCACTATTGCACCCCTGGGCGTATTTGTCGCATTCAGCATGGCCAAGGAAGGATGGGATGATTATAGGCGCTATCGACTTGATCGTGTGGAAAATCGAAGTGAGGCTTGGGTTTTGACGGATCGAACTGCGGAAAAAGGCCGCGTGAGACACGCTGAGAAAATGAGgaggaaaaaggaaaaagtGTCTGAGAGTGGTGAAGAGCACAtgcttgatgatctcgagtCAGGCACCGCAGGTACTGCCAAATTGGGTGGAAAGGGAGATTGGACTTCGGTTCAATGGCAGCATGTTCGTGTTGGCGATGTCATTCGTTTGCGTCGAGATGATCCTGTTCCTGCGGATATTGTGCTTTTGCATGCCACTGGACCCAATGGCATCGCGTACATCGACACCATGGCTCTTGATGGTGAGACGAATCTCAAGAGTAAACAGGCTTGTCCTTTACTTGCCGAGCGATGCAACACTCTCGAAGGACTACGGGCGACACAAGCTACTGTCATCTCCGAGAATCCCAACCTGGACCTTTACAGCTACGATGGTCGAGTGACTGTCGACGGCGAAACTCTACCACTGTCCATGAACAATGTCGTTTACCGCGGATCCACTCTCCGTAACACGGCTGAGGCCCTCGGTATCATTGTGAACACAGGCGAGGAGTGTAAGATTCGAATGAACGCCAACAAGAATGTCCGCGCCAAGAAACCCGCTATGCAATCCGTTATCAACAGGATGATTATGGTCCAGATCTTCATCGTTCTCATGCTCACAATGGGTCTAACCATCGGTTACTACCTGTGGCGAGATCGAACTGAAGATTTCGCTTGGTACATCAAGCGATCTGGTTTCTATAATGGCAGCATCCCCTTTAAAGAAATCTTCTTTGGGTTCATTATCATGTTTAACACACTGATCCCCTTGTCGCTGTATATCAGtctcgagatcatcaagctcgGGCAGCTATACTTGCTTCAGGATGCGGATATGTATGACCCGATATCTGATACGCCCATGGTTGCGAACACGACTACTATTCTCGAGAATCTGGGTCAAGTCAGCTATGTCTTTTCTGACAAGACGGGTACTCTGACGGAGAACATCATGCGCTTTCGCAAAATGTCGGTCGCTGGTGTTGCATGTCTGCATGATATGGACGTGCAGAGAGACCAGGAGGAGATGCGCCGACGAATTGAAGAGTCGGAACGACCGAAAAAGGGTAAAAGTAAGGCAAGCTTTTCTGCGGCAAAGAATACAGGCCATGTCAAGACTTTCGACGGAAACGATGATACAAGTGGAAGCGGATCTCGACCAGAACCTATCCGAACCATGTCGACAAGATCTGCAAGCCATTGGCAATCCACTGTCAACACAGCTGAGAACGCCGACATGAAGACGGAAGATCTGCTGGACTACATTCAGAGGAAGCCGAACACTGCTTTCTCACGAAAGGCAAAGCACTTTTTGCTGTGTATTGCTCTTTGCCACACTTGTCTTCCTGAGAAGACTGATGATGGCGACATCACATTTCAAGCTGCTTCGCCTGATGAACTTgctcttgttgaagctgctAAAGATCTGGGATATCTGGTCATTGATCGACCTGCACAAGCTATCAAGTTGGAGGCCCGAGACGCAGATGGTTCTCCGTACACCGAGACGTATCAGGTGCTGGATGTGATTGAGTTCAGCAGTAAGAGGAAGAGAATGTCGATCATCATTCGCATGCCTGATGGACGTATTTGCGTCTTTTGCAAGGGTGCTGACAATGTCATCATGCAGCGTCTGAAGTTGAGTAACCTTGCTGAAGAAACTGCAAGGAATATTGGTCGTCGGTCAAGTCAACGAAGAGCTTCTCGGCAGGACCAGGCGTTGCAGCGGATCAATTCCCAAAAGAGCGTCAGTCCTTATGGTAGTCCCTACGGAAGCCCTCGCAATAGTTTTGGTTTCTCCCGAGGCGAATCGTCCAACCGAGAAGGCCTCAGATTGAGCTTGGGACGACGTTCAACAGATCTGAAGCGCCTATCGCAGCAGCTTGCTCGATCACCTCGCACTTCAACCGAAATGATGAGCCCTCGACAGAGTTTTGCCCAGATGCCCTCATTCGACGATGCTGAGCGTAAGATTGACGAATCAATGGCTGCAAATGAAGGCGCCGTGTTTGAGAAATGCTTCCAACACGTCGATGACTTTGCCAGCGAAGGTCTTCGTACTCTCCTGTACGCTTACCGCTACATTGACGAGGACTCTTATCGCACTTGGAAAGCAAAGTACAGAGAAGCCGAGACAAGCTTGGTCGATCGCCAGGAACGCATCGAAGCCGCTGGAGAGCTTATTGAGCAGAGGTTCGAGCTTGCGGGAGCGACAGCAATCGAAGACAAGCTTCAGGAGGGAGTCCCAGACACCATTGATAAGTTGCGTCGCGCCAACATCAAAGTCTGGATGCTTACGGGTGACAAGCGAGAGACGGCTATTAATATTGGTCATTCTGCTCGTGTGTGTAAACCTTGGTCAGAGGTTTACGTTCTCGATGCGACTTTGGGTGAACTGAAGGAGACGATTACCGCGACTCTCAATGATGTTAGCCGTGGTATGGTTCCGCACTCTGTCGTGGTTGTCGATGGACAGACACTCGCTAAGatcgacgaagatgatgagctgTCTCTTCTGTTCTATGACCTTGTTGTACGTGTTGACTCTGTCATTTGCTGTCGAGCTTCCCCTTCACAAAAGACCAACCTCGTTCGCTCGATCCGAAGATACGTGCCCAAGAGCATGACTCTGGCAATCGGTGATGGTGCGAATGATATTGGTATGATCCAAGCTTCTCATGTTGGCATTGGTATTTCTGGTCGCGAGGGTTTGCAGGCCGCTCGAATTTCGGACTACTCAATTGCTCAATTCCGATTCCTCCAGAAGCTGCTCTTCGTTCATGGCCGATGGAACTATATGAGGACCGGCAAGTATGTGCTTGCAACTTTCTGGAAGGAAGTTCTGTTCTTCATCGTACAAGCTCATTACCAGCGCTACAACGGATACTCTGGCACGTCACTGTACGAATCATGGAGTTTGACCGTCTTTAACAGTGCCTTTACGTCACTTCCTGTTATTCTTCTCGGTATTTTCGAGAAGGACCTTCGTGCAGAGACGTTGATGAAAGTGCCAGAGTTGTACACTTTTGGTCAGAGGAACCTCGGATTCAGATTCTCGCAGTACTTTGCATGGATGTTCATGGGTGCTGCGGGGAGTTTTGTGATCTGGTATTTTACTTGGTGCGTTTACGATAAGACGTTCTATGATCGGGATACAAGTATCTTTGCTATGGGCATGGTTAGTTTCACTGTTGCTGTCAttttcatcaacatcaagctctt GATCCTCGAAGTACACACCAAAACTGTCGTTACCTTTGGCGGCTGTCTGATATCTGTCGCTGGCTGGTTCTTGTGGATGCTGGCCATATCAGGCATCAAACCCAAGAGTTTTGGTCCTTACATTGTCCGCGACGCTTTCATCGACAACTTTGGTCGCACACTACAATGGTGGACGCTCGTGTTGCTTGAGCTTATCGTGCTCATCGTCATTGATCTGGTTGTTCAAGCTATTCGACGAGTCTACTTCCCTGGAGACCAAGATCTGATGCAACGAATTGAGAAAGATGGCAATGTGGACAAAGTCTTTGGAGATGGCAAAGACGCTGAAGAAGGCGACGGTGAAGCAGAGAGAATTCTCTCAAACCAGCCAACGCCAGGTGTTGACAGAGTACAAGACAGAAGACATCGCGGGAGCCACGATGATTATCAGCCGAGGTTCACAGCGACTGCAGAAGAGAGGGAGAACCCAATGGAGCAATGGCGGGGATGA
- a CDS encoding vesicle-associated membrane protein 7, protein MASSSTPATPLLYSCIAHNTTILSECTTSASSQTSSLASLILPKIEHTNPQKLTYTHGQHQIHYVSESPSEHRDYPSAGGLTFLVIADSSLGRRVPFGYLFEIRKRFLQQFPESTDFSDMPNYGAASFNSELKSLMIEYGTTSGGRDDAIGNAKREIDDVRGIMTKNIESLLERGERLDLLVDKTDRLGGSAREFRVRSRGLKRKMWWKNVKLMALLALVVFLIIMAIVIAVKNGSG, encoded by the exons ATGGCGTCGTCATCGACTCCTGCAACTCCCCTACTCTA CTCCTGTATCGCGCACAATACCACGATCCTCTCAGAATGCACAACATCGGCCTCCTCCCAAACCTCATCCCTCGCCTCCCTCATCCTCCCCAAGATCGAACACACAAACCCTCAAAAGCTCACCTACACCCACGGCCAACACCAAATCCACTATGTCTCCGAATCTCCATCTGAACATCGCGATTACCCTTCCGCAGGCGGTCTAACAttcctcgtcatcgccgACTCATCTCTCGGCCGTCGCGTACCATTCGGTTATCTCTTCGAAATCCGCAAGCGCTTCCTGCAGCAATTTCCCGAGAGCACTGACTTCTCCGACATGCCCAACTACGGCGCAGCATCGTTCAACTCGGAACTGAAGTCTCTTATGATCGAATACGGTACTACAAGCGGAGGTCGCGACGACGCTATCGGAAACGCCAAGCGCGAGATCGACGATGTTAGGGGGATTATGACCAAGAACATTGAGAGTCTTCTTGAGCGCGGCGAAAGGCTGGACTTGCTGGTTGACAAGACGGACCGTCTCGGTGGTAGCGCACGAGAGTTCCGCGTGCGCAGTCGTGGCCTCAAGCGCAAGATGTGGTGGAAGAACGTCAAACTCATGGCACTCTTGGCACTCGTAGtattcctcatcatcatggctatTGTGATCGCTGTCAAGAATGGGTCTGGTTAA
- a CDS encoding ubiquitin carboxyl-terminal hydrolase L3 has protein sequence MSSTTDPNPSDSRPAFIPLEANPELMTTLIHKLGVSNALAMHDVYSLTDPDLLAFIPRPALALLLVFPVSAVYESHRMAEDSLADEYKGKGDTEPVLWWPQTIRNACGLMGLLHAVSNGNARNFIEEDSTLDVLIKKSIPLDPHGRAKVLETTPDLATAHKEAATQGDTPAPAAEDDVELHYVCFAKGTDGGLWELDGRRKGPIRRGDLEDNEDVLSPKGLALGALKFLEREGKDLRFSAVALAGSMD, from the exons ATgtcttcaacaacagaccCCAACCCCTCCGACTCCCGCCCGGCCTTCATCCCTCTCGAAGCCAACCCCGAGCTAATGACAACCCTCATCCACAAACTCGGCGTCTCAAACGCTCTCGCAATGCACGACGTCTACTCCCTCACTGATCCAGACCTGCTCGCCTTTATACCCCGCCCCGCGCTCGCTCTGCTGCTCGTGTTCCCTGTTAGCGCTGTGTACGAGAGTCACCGCATGGCCGAGGATAGTCTGGCCGATGAGTACAAGGGCAAGGGGGATACGGAGCCTGTGCTCTGGTGGCCGCAGACAATCAGGAATGCCTGTGGGTTGATGGGCTTGTTGCATGCTGTCAGCAATGGAAATGCTCGAAATTTCATCG AGGAGGATTCCACGCTTGATGTATTGATCAAGAAGAGTATCCCTCTTGATCCCCACGGCCGCGCAAAAGTTCTCGAAACGACACCTGATCTCGCGACTGCGCATAAAGAAGCTGCTACACAAGGCGACACACCCGCGCCCGCTGCAGAAGACGACGTGGAGCTACACTACGTATGCTTCGCCAAGGGCACAGACGGTGGATTGTGGGAACTCGACGGACGGCGAAAAGGACCTATCCGACGAGGCGATCTGGAGGATAACGAGGATGTGCTGAGTCCAAAGGGCCTGGCGCTGGGGGCGTTGAAGTTTTTGGAGAGGGAGGGTAAGGATTTGAGGTTTAGTGCTGTTGCGCTTGCTGGGTCTATGGATTAG
- a CDS encoding cysteine sulfinate desulfinase: protein MSHVNLLKAARPAWRASTAIPKAAIRPFSVSSQLRTPPILLEDKDKGFGFIRHNKRPPKPRSVGVTEIRGPYYSVMGKRYLQDVLETMGHHVDGLKFAGGSFSLFPEDKLKELINLAHEYNVYVSTGGWMEHVLLQSDPAWAVDQYLNKCKQLGFDVIEISSGFLSIPQDDWLRIVDKVHSAGLIAKPECGIQFGAGGDTEASELSSLGTSDPSKIIHMGKRFIDAGVERIMIESEGITENVKSWRTDVIQQILRELPQEKVMFEAADPKVFNWYVREFGTDVNLFVDHSQIVQLSCLREGIWGQSDTFGSVVNYRP, encoded by the exons ATGTCTCATGTCAACTTGCTCAAAGCCGCCCGCCCAGCATGGCGAGCCTCAACCGCAATCCCCAAGGCCGCTATCAGGCCCTTCTCAGTATCCAGTCAGCTTAGGACTCCTCCGATTCTGTTGGAAGATAAAGACAAAGGTTTCGGGTTCATCCGCCACAACAAACGTCCACCGAAACCTCGGTCTGTCGGAGTGACTGAGATTCGGGGGCCATATTACTCAGTGATGGGAAAACGATACCTACAGGATGTCCTTGAGAC GATGGGACACCATGTCGATGGGCTCAAGTTTGCCGGTGGTTCCTTTTCCCTATTCCCAGAAGATAAACTCAAAGAGCTCATCAATCTCGCTCACGAGTACAACGTCTACGTTTCTACT GGCGGATGGATGGAGCACGTCCTTCTTCAATCTGATCCCGCGTGGGCTGTGGATCAATATCTCAACAAGTGCAAACAACTCGGCTTCGATGTTATCGAAATCTCATCAGGCTTCCTCTCTATCCCCCAAGACGACTGGCTCCGCATCGTCGATAAAGTCCACTCCGCCGGTCTAATCGCCAAACCCGAATGCGGCATTCAATTCGGCGCTGGCGGCGACACAGAAGCTTCCGAGCTCTCATCCCTAGGAACATCTGATCCCTCAAAGATAATCCACATGGGAAAACGTTTCATCGACGCTGGAGTAGAGCGCATCATGATTGAGAGCGAGGGAATCACAGAGAATGTTAAGAGTTGGAGGACGGATGTAATTCAGCAGATTTTGAGGGAGTTGCCGCAGGAGAAAGTCATGTTTGAGGCGGCGGACCCAAAGGTGTTTAATTGGTATGTAAGAGAGTTTGGGACTGATGTTAATTTGTTTGTGGACCATTCGCAGATTGTGCAGTTGTCGTGTTTGAGGGAGGGAATTTGGGGACAATCTGATACGTTTGGATCGGTTGTTAATTACAGGCCTTGA
- a CDS encoding oxidoreductase encodes MSQAGKDGSFHPVPEAQAQKLPGTEKDMNPTSESTKLEGKDEFHEYRAANKLEGAKALITGGDSGIGRSVAVLFAREGADVTIVYLPEEEEDAEETKRMVEKEGHKCLLFAGNLMDNETCKNAVQKHVDEYGKIDVLVNNAGKQLMCEDFKDIDLDDVESTFRSNILQIFAMTKYALHHMEKGGSIINSTSTVAFRGTAHMVDYASTKGAITSFTQSLSKQLVKKGIRVNAVAPGPVHTPLQPASRPAEQMEGFGKNSQLGRVGQPSEIAPSYVFLASKDATLFHGQVLHAYPLGD; translated from the exons ATGTCTCAAGCTGGAAAAGATGGTTCATTCCACCCTGTTCCTGAGGCTCAGGCACAGAAGCTTCCTGG AACCGAAAAGGATATGAACCCTACAAGCGAGTCGACCAAGCTCGAAGGCAAGGATGAGTTCCACGAGTACAGAGCCGCCAACAAGCTTGAGGGGGCCAAAGCTCTCATCACCGGCGGAGA CTCTGGTATTGGCCGCTCAGTAGCAGTCCTCTTCGCCCGCGAAGGTGCAGACGTAACGATCGTCTACCtcccagaagaagaagaagacgccgaAGAGACCAAGCGCATGGTCGAGAAGGAAGGTCACAAATGTCTTCTCTTCGCTGGAAACCTCATGGACAATGAGACCTGCAAGAACGCAGTCCAGAAACACGTTGATGAATATGGCAAGATTGATGTCCTGGTGAATAATGCTGGGAAGCAGTTGATGTGTGAGGACTTTAAGGATATTGATCTGGATGATGTGGAGAGTACTTTCCGAAGTAATATTCTTCAGATCTTCGCGATGACGAAGTATGCGCTTCATCATATGGAAAAGGGTGGCTC TAtcatcaactcaacatcTACCGTTGCATTCAGAGGAACAGCGCACATGGTAGACTACGCATCTACAAAAGGCGCCATCACTTCCTTCACACAATCGCTGTCAAAGCAACTCGTCAAGAAGGGCATTAGAGTCAATGCCGTAGCTCCAGGGCCTGTGCATACACCTCTGCAGCCTGCTTCTCGACCGGCGGAGCAGATGGAGGGATTCGGCAAGAATTCGCAGTTGGGAAGAGTTGGACAGCCGAGTGAGATTGCACCGAGTTAtgtcttcttggcttcgaAGGATGCGACGTTGTTTCATGGACAGGTCCTCCATGCTTATCCGCTTGGTGACTAG
- a CDS encoding oxidoreductase: MNPTSESTKLEGKDEFHEYRAANKLEGAKALITGGDSGIGRSVAVLFAREGADVTIVYLPEEEEDAEETKRMVEKEGHKCLLFAGNLMDNETCKNAVQKHVDEYGKIDVLVNNAGKQLMCEDFKDIDLDDVESTFRSNILQIFAMTKYALHHMEKGGSIINSTSTVAFRGTAHMVDYASTKGAITSFTQSLSKQLVKKGIRVNAVAPGPVHTPLQPASRPAEQMEGFGKNSQLGRVGQPSEIAPSYVFLASKDATLFHGQVLHAYPLGD, translated from the exons ATGAACCCTACAAGCGAGTCGACCAAGCTCGAAGGCAAGGATGAGTTCCACGAGTACAGAGCCGCCAACAAGCTTGAGGGGGCCAAAGCTCTCATCACCGGCGGAGA CTCTGGTATTGGCCGCTCAGTAGCAGTCCTCTTCGCCCGCGAAGGTGCAGACGTAACGATCGTCTACCtcccagaagaagaagaagacgccgaAGAGACCAAGCGCATGGTCGAGAAGGAAGGTCACAAATGTCTTCTCTTCGCTGGAAACCTCATGGACAATGAGACCTGCAAGAACGCAGTCCAGAAACACGTTGATGAATATGGCAAGATTGATGTCCTGGTGAATAATGCTGGGAAGCAGTTGATGTGTGAGGACTTTAAGGATATTGATCTGGATGATGTGGAGAGTACTTTCCGAAGTAATATTCTTCAGATCTTCGCGATGACGAAGTATGCGCTTCATCATATGGAAAAGGGTGGCTC TAtcatcaactcaacatcTACCGTTGCATTCAGAGGAACAGCGCACATGGTAGACTACGCATCTACAAAAGGCGCCATCACTTCCTTCACACAATCGCTGTCAAAGCAACTCGTCAAGAAGGGCATTAGAGTCAATGCCGTAGCTCCAGGGCCTGTGCATACACCTCTGCAGCCTGCTTCTCGACCGGCGGAGCAGATGGAGGGATTCGGCAAGAATTCGCAGTTGGGAAGAGTTGGACAGCCGAGTGAGATTGCACCGAGTTAtgtcttcttggcttcgaAGGATGCGACGTTGTTTCATGGACAGGTCCTCCATGCTTATCCGCTTGGTGACTAG